A segment of the Lampris incognitus isolate fLamInc1 chromosome 19, fLamInc1.hap2, whole genome shotgun sequence genome:
TAACAGTACACGAGTGATATATCTGAATGTTTTACAGTACATAAGTGACATATCTGAATGTTTTACACTACACAAGTGATATATCTGAATGTTTTACAGTACACAAGTGATATATCTGAATGTTTTACACCACACAAGTGACATATCTGAATGTTTAACAGTACACAAGTGATATATCTGAATGTTTTACACCACACAAGTGACATATCTGAATGTTTAACAGTACACAAGTGATATATCTGAATGTTTAACAGTACACAAGTGACATATCTGAATGTTTTACAGTACATAAGTGATATATCTGAATGTTTTACACTACACAAGTGACATATCGGAATGTTTTACAGTACATAAGTGATATATCTGAATGTTTAACAGTACACAAGTGATATATCTGAATGTTTTACACTACACAAGTGACATATCTGAATGTTTTACACTATACAAGTGATATATCTGAATGTTTTACACTATACAAGTGACATATCTGAATGTTTAACAGTACACAAGTGATATATCTGAATGTTTTACACTACACAAGTGACATATCTGAATGTTTTACAGTACATAAGTGATATATCTGAATGTTTTACAGTACATAAGTGATATATCTGAATGTTTAACAGTACACAAGTGACATATCTGAATGTTTTACACTATACAAGTGATATATCTGAATGTTTTACACTACACAAGTGACATATCTGAATGTTTTACAGTACATAAGTGATATATCTGAATGTTTAACAGTACACAAGTGATATATCTGAATGTTTTACACTACACAAGTGACATATCTGAATGTTTTACACTATACAAGTGATATATCTGAATGTTTTACACTATACAAGTGATATATCTGAATGTTTTACACTACACAAGTGACATATCTGAATGTTTAACAGTACACAAGTGATATATCTGAATGTTTAACAGTACACAAGTGATATATCTGGATGTTTAACAGTACACAAGTGATATATCTGGATGCTGACATCGTCAGCTAACGCACGTTATGCTTTCCCTGgccaaaacattttaaaaatccTATCTAGACATTGAAATATACTGTTTATCAAAATCACCGGACTTGAATGTTTAAAAACAACGATTgctggaaggggagggggggcgtctgggtaacgtagcggtctattccgatgcctaccaacacgggggatcgccggttcgaatccccgtgttacctccgacttggtcaggcgtccctacagacacaattggccgtgtctgcgggtgggaagccggatgtgtgtgtgtgtcctggtcgctgcactagcgcctcctctggtcgatcgagggggggaatagcgtgatcctcccacgcgctacgtccccctggtgaaactcctcactgtcaggtgagaagagaaGTTTGCAGGCGATAGCTTGTCTATTCCTTCTTGCCGGTGACCTGTCCCCCAAAGATGGGATACTTGCTCTCCACCTCGGCCCACGTTAAGGTGCCATTTGCCAGGTCCCGGACAATACCTGGCAACTCAGCGACCTGCAGACACAGAGTAAGGCGGCTCGTCATTCAGTATGGAGTTTTCTTTCGGTGTATTTCAAAATGCAGACACAGTTTTGCCTGACTTGACACAGGACAAGTCGCCTTGTGGCCTAAGCAAAAAACATTTCAGCTGTTCTACCTCGGCCCGGATCTGTGTCATGGAGTCACGCTCTCTCAGAGTGGCCGTGTGGGGCGTCTTGTTCACCGTGTCAAAGTCAACGGTGACGCCGAAGGCCACTCCGATCTCATCCGTCCTGGCATAGCGCCTCCCGATGGACCCTGAAGAGTCATCCACCTTGTGAGACACACCGCGTTTGGTCAGCGCCTCAGCTGAATAAAGAGTTTAACGTGGGGGAGAAAGTGGGCCAACATTAATTTCAGTGACTGATCTTACATCTATATATCAATCACATTAGAATATTCAATTTAAAATCAATTATAAGGATGAAACTGTCGAAGAACTCACAAAGCTCCCGGACGAAAGGTGCGAATTCCTGATTTTGGCTCAAGGGCAGGACGGAGCATTTGTATGGAGAAGCAGTGGCAGGGAAGCTGAAATACTGGAGAACGAATAAACAGTCATCACCAATTGAAAAGGAGTGAATACACTTTAGAAAAAAATAATTGCATTAAAATGTTGACCATGCTGACATCACACGGAAAGTAACACAAGACCCAGGAACAGTTATAAAACGATTTTAACTACAAGGTCGTAGATTTTACACAACAAAATGTCCTGTCATGCAAAACTGTTAACTGATATGCATGTGGTTCTGATTCACTTTCTTCAGGCTCCGAAGCCAGCCTACCGTCCTCTGTTTGTCCCCATCACGGACACGGAACGAGTGCTCAAATATGCCGTACATGATTCTGCCGATGCCAAAGGAGGGCTCGATTACATTGGGAATGATCTCCTCCACTGCGGAGGACAAGAGTCAGAGGTTTTCCCACAAAACACAAGACGCCACTATAATCTGCAGGTTAGAGGCCGGGACTGGAGTCCTCTCTCACCGTGCAAGGTTTTCTGGAACCTCTTCACGCCAACCATGACCTTGGTGAGTTTGAAAAACTTGCCCTCTGTTTCAATGGTGAACTCCCTGTAGAAATGGACACACCATCACCAGGTGATCTCAGCATTTGTCTGCCGCAGAAAAGAATTTACAAGGAGCGCCGGTCTAGAAATCTCTTCATCTGTGAAGTCAATAATCACCCCGTCTCATTTAGCAGCTTCTCCTGGTTTGTGATGAAGCATTCATCACAAATGGCCAGGTAGTCCCGGATCAACTTGGCATCCTTCTTGTAGGCCATGCCAACAGCTCCTTTGTTGGGCTCGAATTGGGTCACATTGAAGAGTTTGTGTGAAGAGGATCAAGGAGGAAATCAGCAGAGTCATGTTTGGAACAGGTCATGTTTGGGATATGCCGTCAATAGCAAAGTACTTTTATCAATTTAAAGGTATCCAATTGAGTTTTCAGTTGTAAACAACTTGGTTTTGTTCACGATCAACGTTTCTCCTCAAAACACACTGAGGCCCTTGAGGcctaacaaacacatttcctaCCTCCAATAACCccggaaaattgaatcagttcatctggacacaacgcttattgagagagaaacatttcatcactcaactaatgccccttttccactacatggtaccggctcgactcgacttgactcaactcgactcgactcgcttccgtgtcgttttccattaccatgACCGATCAggggtctgcattgattttggtacccgctccggtttttttggaacctcgacaaaggttgtactagaaaagtggtaacagttaccaaaatgccggtactttccagtaatggaaaacgaaaagaagggcgagtcgagtcgagttgagccgagccgataccatgtagtgggaaaggggcattaagtgacctcttcagtctaaactgactgcgggtatcctcgcctttataaacaatacagtcgcatAATGATGGAAAccagtgatcggtttcatatgcaaatatgggtgtgaccattaactagagtaacaatggccatgtgtactattcacagaggattggttcagggatggtggttcccCCATCCACTGTGAATGAATGGTCATGgcaattgcatatgaaaccgatcgttggtttcggtcgttatgccactgtattgtttgtaagggtggggatacctgcagtgagtttagaccgaagaggtcacttagatgggcgatgaaacgtttttctctcaataaatgttgtgtccagatgaactgatccaactttctggaaTTTCCTTACCTTAAATATTGAGTATGTATCAAGATACTGCTAATAACATTTCTAAAAGTTGTATTGTTTACTCTGACTTaccatcttcttctttttcttggtGGATATGGTGCATTACCACCGTCCAATTGCTGAATTGCCTCGCTCATTTTTATGCGATGTCTTTGTTTGCCCTATTGCTTTTGGCATTCAACAGTAAAGGCCAAACTTATATTTGATTTGCTGCAGCTGTTTCACGTCCTCAGGTGGACATGTTGTCGTCTTATTCTTTGTGTTTTATGTCCATGGGAGTGAGTAATCTGTCACCCCCAGGGTCGGGGCGTGCACGTGCGTCCTCGTATGTGTTCTGGACGAACATGTGATAGAATAGAGACTGGCTTTTCTTACTGTGCTCttcagcaatcaggaacactttatttgtcgtttcatttcatgtacttgcgtacatgaaatggaacgaaacatctttttttccagcccacagcagcacaacacaaaaccacatcaaaaaactacaacaacacatatatccaaaccaagaacacatatatccaaagttaaAAAActaactaagcaacaaaaaaaatccctgtccaagagagcaaatgccagccaggatgactgtcagaactgccagtctgcattggctagcagttagcttagcctgccccgcttccgtgtcctgtcagaccaccctcagtgttgcctttttgggcgcagctccaggcagggccgtggtccttgggcccaccggacacagcagaccagtctccctcagccgatccaacaccagctgtcccagccagacaccctcagcaCACCTtgctgcactccacatgatgacaccaaaaacaccatagtcaacgccaggcaaggccgctgccagaccgccctcagtgttaccagaactgccggtctgcatgggctagcagttagcttagcctgccccacttccacgtcctgtcagaccgccctcggtgagtCCTCTTCGGgcaagctccgggcagggccgtggtccctgggcccacaggacgttgcagaccaagctctcccagccgatccagcgccagctctcccagccatcaaacgaagacacaaactgagatacagacgtgggcaaagacactgcatggacggtactgggtaaggccgccgcaaacgtgagttcccgccgccatcttcccacaccggaagcggacagTGCCTCTAGTGATCAAAAACTCCATCGGCTACCTTTAAAATTCACCATCAGTTTAACACAGTAGATTTGAATGGTGAGATCAAGCCAACCCTCCTTGGtatcttgtgtatatatatatataaaaggatATGGGTTCTTTCAGGGGTTTTTCCGCTACAAGGGGGACCTTGGTGGCTCTGGAGTGGCATGACAGATCATAGCAAGAGCGGTCAGCGCAACCCACAATCTCTATCCAGCCCTGCGAGTTAGAACAACAAGTATTGATGAGGATAATAACTAGCTGAGCCTTGCCCCACTTCTTAAATTTACGGGTGAGAATAAAATCAAATATTGACATACATATGAAGTCTTGGTCTCagcatcccagcagtcacaggcATAGTGGGCCATCTCGTTGTCCATGTGCTGACGGAAACGCACCTTATCTTTGGACAGACCCACTTTGGTCAAATAGAGATAGATTCTCCCGATAAAGTAACCCAGAACCGAGTTGTTGATGACTCCCTAGGGGGACGGAAAGAGACTAGCGTCTTTTgagaatatttctgttttcctcCCACATGGTATGAACTCAAAGTTTCTCTGTTGGGCCAGAAACATACTTTAGTTATGTTATATGTATGCAAAGTGTTTGTTAGGCAAGCAACATGTTCCCATATTTGTCAATATATATTTTATCCGACTGGAGGTTTAAGAGGTTTATCCACTTAGGGGTAGGTAAGGAACAAGCTCTGTCAgcttctcttcttttttcttttctccccccttttctctccagttgtatccagccaattacctcactctttcgagccctcctggtcactgctccgacccctctgctggtccaggaagggctgcagactaccacatgcctcctccgatacatgtggagtcggcagctgctttcttttcacctgacagtgaggagtttcaccagggggacgtagcacgtgggaggatcatgctattccctccagtccccctgaacaggcagagaccagaccgaccagaagaggcgctagtgcagcgaccaggacacatacccacatccggcttcccatccacagacacagccagttgtgtctgtagggacacccgaccaagccggagcggtaacacggggattcgaaccggcgatccccgtgttggtagacaacggaacagaccacaaCGCAACCCGGACACCTCTGTCAGCTTCTCTTCTAATTTTTCTGCCTGCCATCTGCCATGCACATATCTAGAGGTACGTGCCAGTATTGCCCCCATGATTTTTTTGGGTACTGCACCTTGTGGACGCATAGCATTAATTATGGAGGAGGTGCACAAACAACGCGCCCTATGTCCGTGGGCTACACATGACTGCCATCTTGGGTACGCATAACCATAATGAAAGCAAAGTATGTTTTTGGCCTTATAGTCAGCCATGTAATGATAAGCCCGTGTCTTCCTTACCTGCGCCACTGCGTCCCCCAGCCTCACGAGTTGAGCGGACTGGCCGCTGGTCTGGGCCTTGGAGGAGTACAGCGTGATCTCCAGGTCGGCCACGCTGGGGAATTTAGGGTGGACCTTCTCAGCGGGGTCAATGAAGTGCTCGATCTCAGCCATGGTGAACTCTCTGTGGAGAGAGGGGGTTAATGTCTCACTAAACACTAATTGTGTTGTCATTATGTTGCTGtacagccccttgaggcaaatctgtagtttgacttgacttaattaCATGGATAAACATAGTGCTAAACATTCTGCTCACACTTTGCAGGTAGTTAAAAATGATGTAAAAGACACAACGAAGCTCCTTTTTTGCCTACCTGACACGGATGAGGCCCGAGCGAGGAGAGATTTCATTTCTGAAAGAGTTGCCGATCTGAGCAGCACCGAAGGGCAGCTTGCCTTGGTTAAATTCCAACAGCCGCTTAAAGTTGAGGAACATTCCCTGAGCCGTCTCAGGCCTCAGATAGCTGCAGAGGGGTCAGGTATTAATTacactgtctatctatctatctatctatctatctatctatctatctatctatctatctatctatctatctatctatctatctatctatctatttctttatttatttcccatttaccccactcttccgagccgtcccagtcgctgctccaccccctctaccgatccagggagggctgcagactaccacatgcctcctgcgatacgtgtggagtcgccagctgcttcttttcacctgacagtgaggagtttcgccaggcggacgtagcacgtgggaggatcatgctattccccccaattcaccctcccccccaaacaggcaccctgaccgaccagaggaggcgcaagtgcaacgaccaggacacatgcccacatcctgcttcccacccatccgcagacatggccaattgtgtctgtagggacgcctgaccaagctcgaggtaacacgggggattcgatcctgcgatctccgtgttggtaggcaacggaatagaccgccacgctacccagacgccccaggtaTTACAATGTCAACACAGCCCACTGAAGTAATACTtagggtagtattggtcgaggatcaatgaccacaccgggttatagaactcaggtttagtgtagttccagtgtatatacatggcgttatatcactacacccaCGAGTACAGGACATTTCCATTTCCGGTGTGTACTGTAGGCACATCATGCTGACTATACCCTGCCATGTTCCCCCCTGGCCCAATGGACGTCTGGAACATCAGATTGAAGGAGGTGGGCGGTGTGAGGTCATTTCCTGTGGAGGGAGACTTCACGTTGTACTTCACGAAGAGATCAGCCAGCTCCTGCTGAGCGTAGTTGTCCATCTGAGGCAGAAAGCAGATAGGAGCTTGGGCGTGACTAGCTGACCAGCACATGTCGGTAAAGGAAAGTTGACACGTTCAATCGTAACCGCCGTTCAGTGCGTCATCGTGGGTTTCACAATCTGATTTCTTTGACATACCTGAGTGATCACGTCCTCCATCTCATCGGCCTTCTCTGCTGAGCACTTTTCATCTGACGTCATCTTTTTTAAGTGAGCTGTGAAGAGAGAAGGTCTGGTTTAGGAAATGTTATAGTGATTTAAACAGAAATTAGGAtccccccctttcttccccatgttgtacttggccaattaccccactcttccgagccgccctggtcactgctccaccccctctgccgatccaggaagggctgtagactaccacacgcctcctccgatacatgtggagtcgccagccgcttcttttcacctgacagtgaggagtttcaccagggggacgtagcgcgtgggaggatcacgctattccccctcaccccgactgccccgactgaccagaggaggcgctagtgcagcgaccaggacacatacccacatccggctttccacccacagacacggccaactttgtctttagggacgcccgaccaagccggaggtaacacggggaatcgaaccggcgatccccgtgttgataggcaatggaatacccGGACACCCTTAAAATTAGGATTGACAGGCACACACGGCATCATatgtgaagcacaactgttgtgtgactttgttgtaaacaCGACGACACAGGGTCGTCGTCTTACGTTTGTGGTTGGGAGGTGGGCTGGTATTGACGGCACATTTTCAGTTGAGTAGCTAACGTCACATTTTATTTACATCTTATCCTGTTTGGATGCTTTACACTGACATGGTAAAATAGAGGCTTTTACATTAGAGAGCTAAAGTCAACTTGTGTGAATCATATTTTAGCTAATCAACAACCAACAGTGCACACTCCAGAAACACTCCAGAAACACTCCAGAACTTCTACAAAATCTGCAAAatctctgtcgatggtgtttctgtgaagtcCCACCTCAACCGAAAccacgtgtacaaaaccaagtgaTAGACTGcaagggggaggaagagagaacatggtggtgggagggggtgtaGAAAAAATATCTTCtgccatttgtttttgtttttttaccattgaggattataatgttaattaAAACAATGCAGATGATACAGCCAGACGTGCaactaaatgtcagtttgtgtatgcgtgagttagaagccaggttcaGGAGGGGCTTTGCATCTAAACATGATAGCGGTGTGTGCCCTGAGACAGCTGATTGGTTTAATGTAAATTCATATAAATTCCCATTAACCTATAGGGTTGAATCCTGCCCttatttctctttctccctcgctAATTTTTCCTTGATGCACAATTCTCGCAGCCTGCAGACTGCTCACGCTCCTCCCGGAAGCAACAGGAATTTCGCTTTTGCATCATGAACCAAGCAAGCAGACATTTTTCTCAGATACCAGTTGGTTTAATTacacaacatttatttttttttgtgcagcaGGTCGAGCTGAGGATGACTTGCTTGGTCGCAACACAACCTGCCAGTTAGTGCTCTGAGGAAAACCTGACGAGACAAACCATTCCCTGTCTTCACTGTGTCCCCCTGCAGTCCAGCACTCTCTCCCCTCTGCCCCTTCACCCCGGAGGCTACGTCACTCACCGGCAGGTGAAAACGTGTCCACGCTTAAAAGCCCACACACATGAGAAACCTGCTCTGTAGAGAAAGGTGTTCAttagtactgtaaactactagtccctagctaacgggtctgaccctttagccgagcggttagtgatgtcgccttgtggtgcagtacaccccgtatcgaatcccgcaccgggcaacaaagtaaccggttacattggtggcagcggtgggatccggaagtgtgcagatcctcagaagtctcttcggagcgcgggaataacaaagcgcgagggcgcgcttccggggggggtgacgactgtaaactactaataagacacgttagcccctagctaacgggtctgaccctttagccgagcggttagtgatgtcgccttgtggtgcagtacacaccgtatcgattcccgcaccgggcaagaaaataacctgttACAGTACTGTCAAGAAAACTACGTTTAGCGGTCCTGTGGTTTTACTGATGTTGAGAGGATCCGAATAGGTGCTGTGACGACTACAAATACACGTTTCACGTCACTGTAATTAGGACCCCCTGCTTTTGGAAGGGATTTTGCATGCGAGTTGTGGTTCTTGCAGAGCCGTTTCTTTGTCTTCCTCCCTCGGGGCAGAAATGGACACCCAGGAGTAAGAGGGGCAGTGGAATAATGGAAAGTCCCGGGAGGGACTACCCTGGATTAGGGAATGGAGGGTGGATGGAAAACACAGTCACCTTTGAGGAGGTGGTCAGCGCGGAAACATTCCCCCGTCTTGGCATCCTTCACCATGTAGTCTGCGAATTTATCCACGTGCCCCGATGTCCTGAAAAGAAGAAACAAGCAAATCCAGTTGTCACGTGTCCAATAtctggacggcacggtggcccagtggtttgcgctgtcgcctcacagcaagacggtcctgagttcgaaccccggggttgtccaaccttggggtcgtcccaggtcatcctctgtgtggaatttgcatgttctccccgtgtctgcggtgggttttctccaggtgctccggtttcccccaccatcaaaaagacatgcatgttagagttaatactcctgtctgtgcccctgagcaaggcatgacaagatgaactggagttggtccccgggagctgcaCGGCGGTTGCACACTGCtactagctacacggctaggaggggttaaatgcagagcataatttcatcattaaagtatatcaaatatcTAATGTGACTTTGGTTTTCATTTTTAGTCTGTTGCCGGTTGGACTCAGAACACAAAGGAAGATGTGTTTAGGCTACTGTGCACGTGTTTGAGGATGGGGAGGCTGGAGAGTAACTCAATATCATAATTTATTGTCTTTCAGTGGTGTTGCATCAGGATTacatttggatattgtcatattgtgatacacaatcTATCTTCAGAATAAATGACAACGAGAATCTATTCACTGAGATTTCtcccaaaatgaggtctgaaatggtTGAGGGAGTAgtttttgaaaactagttttggtttgatattatacttcacgctgaaagaagagaagtaattactctcgctgccagcagggggagacaaaacttctGCACTGTGGTTTTCAAATCGGGAGTCAAACCGGATTGTGGATTTTGAGAATCATAACACCCCTGCTATCTGCTGTTGGCTGGACAGGGTCCCCACCCTCACTTTGTAGTGCACACGTCCCACAAAATCCCAGAAGTCCCTGATTCCCTGTGCAAGGTTCAACAGTAGCACTTAGCCAATATAGCTTGCAGTAGCATTCATGTCATAAACCCTGATTGAATCCAGTATTTCAGACCAACCCCTTCGCTAAGCATTTAAGAAGTCTGCAGAGATATAATTTTTATTCCCTACATTTAGGCAAATCGATTATTGCAGGTGCCTTATCTGGTTGGTAGGCTGGTATGTGAACGGGTGAAGGCGAttctgcttctctttcactgtgcgtgtgggccctgtgatggactggtgacctgtccagggtgtctccccgcctgccacccaatgactgctgggataggttcccgcatccccgcgaccctgattgggacaagcggcttggacaatggatggattatactttacattaccaacagTTCGATGTGACGAACCTcatttggattcttaaacatggtgtttttgcttatgtaagcagatattgtgtGTGAATATATGTATCTTATCAATTATGTGTACCAATATGTACCAATATTTCTTATGCTTATTGTAACACCATTTTCCATTATTGCCCAGCATTACGATACCTACTTCAGAACAGGCTCGGGGGTCAGCATGGTGCAGTCGATCTCCAGGATCTGCTCCTCCTGGATGAAGTGCTGCCTCCACGTCTGCAGGGTGTTGTTCTTCAAGGCACCGCCCACAGGGCCAAAGTCATGCAGGCCACTCACACCTGATGCGACACGTGGTTTACAACCGGTTTGTAAGTGCGTTGTGGTGAAAAAATGAGGCACAACGAGTCACTACATTTGTActcttgtggagttagaaaacaacgagacaggagacgtgagagtagacgtagtcgaggtagtttactagctccaactttgcatgtcatacattcgacaacgacactgaactctgaaccggaagcggaagtgcattatctcttaggtgaatgtctctagttatatagatgtgggtcaccacactctGCACTGCCAAATGACTGCCCCAAGTACCCCTTATTTTCCTTCTGCCCGGCCACTCACTGTGGTGTCCGTACCTCCATAGGTGGCAAAAGCCTGATCATAGAAGAATCTTCTCTTTAAGGTGTCCTCCATCTTCGGCCTGTCGACGACGTCATCCCTCGGCTGCAGGGCCAGCTCCTACACGTGTGGGGACGCATGAGTAAACACCGCCCACCGAGCGCCACAAGACATCCGCTCAACCCAGCACTCGACTGGGGCAACGTGGTCGGGTTGCACGGCGGATTCCGAGCGGGAAGTGAAGGCGGGTCTCTGGACTCTGAGTTCACCTTGGCTTCGAGCGCTCCCCGCCGCGCCTCGAGCTCCGCCGCAGCCTGGCCGACGTCCCGCCCGGCGGCGCCCCGCTGCACCTCGTCCCCCTGGAAGGGAACCAGCGCTGCCTTGGGCCCCATTCCTCACGCACGCAGCCGCTGCTGGCGCGTTCAACGGCTCCGAAGGATTTTCTGTTTCTTAGCAAACGTTTCTATGCAGTTCTGCTTTAGAGAGCCACTTAGAACGgtgctcaacctttttggggtcctggatcccctgcgtatttttgatctaccctgaggacccctccacctgatcttgggggaggggggttgcaatttgatagaaacagtagaaactgcattttaaattgcattatagcatttattcactctttggggcaaaaataagagctttcagttgtaacttagatatagttaacaaaacagaattcttatgcagtaactttcagatatatgtaacaaaacagaatatgtattcagtaactttcagatatatgtaacaaaacagaatatgtattcagtaactttcagatatatgtaacaaaacagaatatgtattcagtaactttcagatatatgtaacaaaacagaatatgtattcagtaactttcagatatagttaacaaaacagaatatgtattca
Coding sequences within it:
- the gars1 gene encoding glycine--tRNA ligase, with amino-acid sequence MGPKAALVPFQGDEVQRGAAGRDVGQAAAELEARRGALEAKELALQPRDDVVDRPKMEDTLKRRFFYDQAFATYGGVSGLHDFGPVGGALKNNTLQTWRQHFIQEEQILEIDCTMLTPEPVLKTSGHVDKFADYMVKDAKTGECFRADHLLKAHLKKMTSDEKCSAEKADEMEDVITQMDNYAQQELADLFVKYNVKSPSTGNDLTPPTSFNLMFQTSIGPGGNMAGYLRPETAQGMFLNFKRLLEFNQGKLPFGAAQIGNSFRNEISPRSGLIRVREFTMAEIEHFIDPAEKVHPKFPSVADLEITLYSSKAQTSGQSAQLVRLGDAVAQGVINNSVLGYFIGRIYLYLTKVGLSKDKVRFRQHMDNEMAHYACDCWDAETKTSYGWIEIVGCADRSCYDLSCHSRATKVPLVAEKPLKEPKLFNVTQFEPNKGAVGMAYKKDAKLIRDYLAICDECFITNQEKLLNETGEFTIETEGKFFKLTKVMVGVKRFQKTLHVEEIIPNVIEPSFGIGRIMYGIFEHSFRVRDGDKQRTYFSFPATASPYKCSVLPLSQNQEFAPFVRELSEALTKRGVSHKVDDSSGSIGRRYARTDEIGVAFGVTVDFDTVNKTPHTATLRERDSMTQIRAEVAELPGIVRDLANGTLTWAEVESKYPIFGGQVTGKKE